In a single window of the Silurus meridionalis isolate SWU-2019-XX chromosome 8, ASM1480568v1, whole genome shotgun sequence genome:
- the LOC124389979 gene encoding LOW QUALITY PROTEIN: up-regulator of cell proliferation-like (The sequence of the model RefSeq protein was modified relative to this genomic sequence to represent the inferred CDS: inserted 2 bases in 1 codon): MESRHLKDDFLRFLKTLGLKEYYPNKLTLRSLLEINSASVSDEEVQTLQAIPWTFLHKLLTVNSNSRCLKCLPGESIEPDDLFEEQVCDATPNLLDLHTALFACADSFLQQEMALKMSMCQFAVPLVLPQGVHDKCTLMLWALRDILKEWRPHSMSDSKGFVEDSVVYAKIPLISFVRLSNCSLSKSQVLNQMLNNSQQHHDFFSHREMIGGSAPRIIANGMVEICWSLPCGNNSIDVFPEPVAIANLRGDVCTFETQFSFLTQVSTAVFVFLDSVDDNEQRLFASLQEIKSKIFLVINSQTNMSQNTKSLIKAAVESLQLERNHIIRKSQNMNVATFSATSISPSIKKVLSGNHISYEIEAMKGIAQELGLGIDESENRACASAEQTAEEIIKCIGVRQAVDFKKTRLPLQGENWKRLAQIEKEQCRLQNSAERNLEEYKAQLQKEKDEIRNKQAQYKMTKPMDILIKALWTPNDTERAFFLKWLGLKLDMRSRKQMSDLRNKYTWCEQQKDRDGIARIDQELLECSLGMEHFIREMGQIYEAASFHSYEMPNIYSLPTLVAKMLLAGFPLELLDGDASNIPEKWVSDVLMELHKMVGQKSRLLVLTVLGVQSTGKSTLLNTMFGVQFAVSSGRCTRGAFMIFLPVGNDLKEELLCDFVLLIDTEGLKSPALAQLEDSYEHDNELATFVIGLSDVTIINIAMENSTEMKDVLQIAVHAFLRMKEIGKKAVCHFVHQNVGGVSAYDKNMTDRKKLLEQLNEMTLIAAEMEKQPNVKKFTDVLDYDMEKNNWYIPGLWHGTPPMAPVNTGYSVAVLDFKKKLIERLKERMDEEPFQIPEFLKWMSSLWRAVKFENFIFSFRNTLVAHAYDNLCKEFSDWEWAFRRHILSLLQTAEVQISNAKTSSIHEVVEPFKEKSDKEIMLQTKAMNEKLKDYYKRKDRNVHLVEKYKGDFAKSIKSLESGIKDEVKKRLAEALEMRKNKEKVEEIHSKQTAMIERQVLQLLQSCKHLKELSDEDLKTEFEKMWRNEVANITGLKERDISADVLKQLRASLGNRQVIEDLQNVKDLPQCGQKDFKSKNKHVNMGKGFDMVKGFFKLNNAKHALDVIAANIITSCSMMIDQFTQSKSDYHETFTKDVLDKIDEHLKKEGSKYNTKFEFDLKVHICGIASRKFTDMHRKYLADQDPAKHLQKCKSQYLSDFTDLYREKDQCQRKARDFTQLCLKPAVTEYIDQSIGSDIVDAVLENKITEYNSRMLFQYTIQKDLLEKSTFNDYLEYILHYENYVKDWIYNHIIKCFPKDISLQKLKEKKMHSIITRLTKAVETSKLEANGSPLPNNAEGTTIFIRNLCKAMSDVLXISMNTVERVLFQNTSCCDPFTKSLYECITDLKQKIAKEISESTDITETLKNVSIKPQNELFKRVFGCGAQCPFCKTPCEAGGKEHQLHHASVHRPQGLSTYRDCETNVLFEEICTSSVHGNGTFENHETNFQPHPYKDYRKYYPYWHIAPDMSIESSDYWKYVLVTFNKQFAERYDAEPANYPGAWNRITKDMALISLKNTFNIT; this comes from the exons ATGGAGTCAAGGCATCTTAAAG ATGATTTCCTCAGATTTCTGAAAACACTGGGACTTAAAGAGTATTACCCAAACAAGCTGACTCTGAGGTCTTTGCTGGAGATCAACAGTGCCAGTGTATCTGATGAAGAGGTGCAAACACTGCAAGCAATACCATGGACTTTCCTTCACAAATTACTGACTGTTAATTCAAATTcaagatgtttaaaatgtttacctGGGGAAAGTATTGAACCAGATGATTTGTTTGAAGAGCAGGTCTGTGATGCTACTCCAAATCTTCTAGATCTCCACACTGCCCTCTTCGCTTGTGCTGACAGTTTCCTTCAGCAAGAAATGGCACTTAAAATGTCAATGTGCCAGTTTGCTGTTCCATTGGTGTTACCTCAAGGAGTACATGATAAATGCACTCTTATGTTATGGGCCCTTAGAGATATCCTGAAAGAATGGCGTCCACACTCAATGTCAGATTCTAAAGGGTTTGTTGAAGACAGTGTTGTTTATGCAAAAATTCCATTGATATCATTTGTGAGGCTTAGCAACTGCAGTTTGTCCAAGTCACAGGTTTTAAACCAAATGCTCAACAATTCACAGCAgcatcatgattttttttctcatcgaGAAATGATCGGAGGATCTGCTCCCAGGATAATTGCTAATGGAATGGTTGAAATATGCTGGAGTCTGCCATGTGGAAACAATAGCATTGATGTCTTTCCTGAGCCAGTGGCTATTGCTAATTTAAGAGGAGATGTTTGCACTTTTGAAACCCAATTCAGTTTTCTTACTCAGGTGTCAACAGCTGTTTTTGTGTTCCTAGACAGTGTTGATGATAATGAACAAAGACTGTTTGCCTCTTTACAAGAAATTAAGTCCAAAATCTTTCTTGTCATCAACTCTCAAACAAATATGAGCCAAAATACAAAGTCATTAATTAAAGCAGCAGTTGAATCTCTGCAACTGGAAAGAAACCACATCATTCGGAAAAGCCAAAACATGAATGTGGCTACTTTCTCAGCTACTTCCATCAGTCCTTCCATTAAAAAAGTGCTAAGCGGCAATCACATATCATATGAAATTGAGGCTATGAAGGGAATTGCTCAAGAATTAGGTCTTGGCATTGATGAAAGTGAAAACAGAGCCTGTGCATCAGCAGAACAAACAGCAGaggaaattataaaatgtattggaGTTCGTCAAGCAGTGGATTTTAAAAAGACACGGCTGCCACTGCAAGGTGAAAACTGGAAAAGATTGGCTCAGATAGAAAAAGAGCAATGCAGATTACAAAATTCAGCAGAACGAAATTTAGAGGAGTATAAAGCTCAACTTCAAAAGGAAAAAGATGAAATTCGAAACAAACAAGCCCAGTATAAAATGACAAAACCAATGGACATCTTAATAAAAGCGTTGTGGACCCCTAATGACACTGAGCGTGCCTTTTTTCTCAAATGGCTGGGACTAAAACTGGACATGCGGTCACGCAAACAGATGTCAGACCTACGGAACAAGTATACATGGTGTGAgcaacagaaagacagagatggTATAGCTCGAATAGACCAGGAACTTCTTGAGTGTTCTCTTGGCATGGAGCACTTTATTCGAGAAATGGGACAAATTTATGAGGCTGCTTCATTTCATTCATATGAAATGCCTAACATTTACAGTCTCCCTACTTTGGTGGCCAAAATGCTTCTAGCTGGGTTTCCTCTTGAATTACTTGATGGAGATGCTTCAAATATTCCAGAGAAATGGGTGAGCGATGTTCTTATGGAGCTTCACAAGATGGTTGGACAGAAGAGCCGTTTGCTGGTTCTGACTGTGTTAGGGGTTCAGAGTACTGGTAAATCAACATTGCTCAACACCATGTTTGGAGTTCAGTTCGCAGTGAGCAGTGGACGATGCACACGTGGAGCATTTATGATTTTCCTTCCTGTGGGTAATGACTTGAAAGAGGAGTTGCTGTGTGACTTTGTCCTTCTGATTGATACAGAGGGTTTGAAATCACCAGCACTGGCACAACTGGAAGACAGTTATGAGCATGACAATGAACTGGCCACATTTGTGATTGGTCTCAGTGATGTAACCATCATCAATATAGCTATGGAGAATTCCACAGAGATGAAAGATGTCTTGCAGATTGCAGTTCATGCATTTTTACGGATGAAGGAAATTGGTAAAAAAGCAGTCTGCCATTTTGTCCACCAAAATGTTGGTGGTGTATCAGCATATGACAAAAACATGACAGACCGAAAAAAGCTCCTTGAGCAATTAAATGAGATGACATTGATCGCAGCTGAGATGGAAAAGCAGCCTAATGTGAAGAAATTCACAGATGTCTTGGATTATGACATGGAAAAGAATAATTGGTATATACCAGGTCTATGGCATGGCACACCACCAATGGCACCAGTTAATACAGGCTACAGTGTGGCTGTTCTtgattttaagaaaaaactcATAGAGAGGCTTAAAGAAAGAATGGATGAAGAACCTTTCCAAATCCCAGAGTTTTTGAAATGGATGAGTAGTTTGTGGAGGGCAGTGAAGTTTGAGAACTTCATCTTTAGTTTCAGAAACACTCTTGTGGCCCACGCCTATGACAATCTTTGCAAAGAGTTTTCAGACTGGGAGTGGGCTTTCAGGAGACATATACTCTCTTTGCTTCAAACTGCAGAAGTTCAAATATCAAATGCTAAAACCAGTTCTATTCATGAGGTTGTTGAACCATTTAAGGAAAAGTCTGATAAAGAGATCATGCTTCAGACAAAAGCAATGAATGAGAAATTGAAGGACTACTACAAAAGAAAAGATCGTAATGTTCATTTGGTGGAAAAGTACAAAGGTGATTTTGCAAAAAGCATTAAATCTCTGGAGAGTGGAATTAAGgatgaagtgaaaaaaagattaGCTGAAGCACTTGAGatgagaaaaaacaaagagaaggTAGAAGAGATACACAGTAAACAAACTGCAATGATTGAACGGCAAGTTCTGCAATTGCTTCAGAGTTGCAAGCATCTTAAAGAGTTATCTGATGAGGATCTGAAAACTGAGTTTGAAAAAATGTGGAGAAATGAAGTAGCAAACATTACTGGTCTAAAAGAAAGGGACATTTCTGCTGATGTTTTAAAGCAGTTGCGTGCAAGTTTAGGAAATCGACAAGTCATTGAGGATTTGCAGAACGTAAAAGATTTGCCACAATGTGGGCAAAAAGATTTCAAGtccaaaaacaaacatgtaaacatgGGAAAAGGCTTTGATATGGTAAAAGGTTTCTTTAAGTTGAATAATGCAAAACATGCTCTAGATGTTATTGCAGCCAACATCATTACCAGTTGTAGTATGATGATTGATCAGTTTACACAATCCAAAAGTGACTACCACGAAACATTTACAAAAGATGTGCTTGATAAAATTGATGAACACCTCAAAAAAGAAGGCTCCAAATACAATACCAAGTTTGAATTTGACCTTAAAGTGCACATTTGTGGCATTGCCTCTCGGAAATTCACAGATATGCACAGGAAGTATCTTGCTGATCAAGATCCAGCAAAACATCTACAGAAATGTAAGAGTCAGTATCTCTCTGATTTCACTGATTTGTACAGAGAGAAGGACCAATGCCAAAGAAAAGCACGAGACTTCACTCAGCTCTGTCTTAAACCAGCTGTGACAGAGTACATTGACCAGTCCATTGGATCTGACATTGTTGATGCAGTTCTGGAGAACAAAATTACTGAGTATAATTCCCGAATGCTATTTCAGTACACCATCCAGAAAGATCTGCTGGAAAAGTCAACCTTTAATGACTATCTAGAATACATTTTGCATTATGAGAATTATGTCAAAGACTGGATATACAATCACatcattaaatgttttccaaaagACATATCTCTGCAAAAGTTAAAAGAGAAGAAGATGCACAGCATAATTACAAGGCTCACTAAAGCAGTGGAAACATCTAAGCTTGAAGCCAATGGCTCTCCTTTGCCCAATAATGCAGAAGGTACAACAATTTTCATCCGGAATCTTTGCAAAGCTATGAGTGATGTCCT CATATCCATGAACACTGTGGAAAGAGTCTTGTTTCAAAACACAAGCTGCTGTGATCCGTTTACCAAAAGTCTCTATGAATGTATTACTGACCTAAAACAGAAAATAGCAAAGGAGATCTCAGAGTCAACTGATATCACTGAGACTCTAAAAAATGTGTCAATAAAACCCCAAAATGAGCTTTTCAAGAGAGTGTTTGGGTGTGGAGCACAATGCCCCTTTTGCAAAACTCCATGTGAGGCAGGAGGAAAGGAACATCAACTACATCATGCATCTGTCCATAGACCACAAGGACTCTCTACCTACAGGGATTGTGAGACTAATGTCCTATTTGAAGAGATTTGTACATCTAGTGTACATGGCAATGGGACATTTGAAAATCATGAAACAAATTTCCAGCCTCATCCATATAAAGACTACCGGAAATACTACCCTTACTGGCATATTGCACCCGACATGTCTATAGAGAGCTCAGATTACTGGAAGTATGTGCTGGTGACATTCAATAAGCAATTTGCTGAGAGGTATGATGCAGAGCCAGCTAATTATCCAGGTGCATGGAATAGAATAACTAAAGACATGGCTCTTATTAGTCTGAAAAATACTTTCAACATTACATGA
- the LOC124389980 gene encoding up-regulator of cell proliferation-like codes for MELRQLKGDFLGFVTSLGLKEYYPNKLTLRSLLEINSASVSDEEVQTLQAIPWTFLRKLLTVNSNSRSSISVQGKKNETDDLFDEQGSDDTPNLLDLHTALFACADSFLQQEMALKMSMCQFAVPLVLPQGVHNKCTLMLWALRGILKEWRPHSMSDSKGFVEDSVVHAKIPLISFVRLSNCSLSKSQVLNQVLNNSQQHHDFFSHQKMTGGSAPRIIAKGIVDICWSLPCGNNSIDVFPEPVAIANLRGDVCTFETQFSFLTQVSTAVFVFLDSVDDNEQRLFASLQEKSKMFLLVNSQTNMSQKTKSSIKAAYKALQLERDHIIVKSQNMNLAAFAKMIRSTIIHLPSNMLKSCDINSMKGIARELGLCIDESENRACVSAEQTAEEIMKCIGVRQVVEFKKARLPLQGENWKRLAQIEKEQCRLQHSGELNLEEYKAQIQKEKDEIRTKQTQYKLTDSMDIFIKALSTPDDTERAFFLRWLGLKLDRHSHKQMSHLRHKYAWCEQKKGREGMARLVQELLDCSLAIEHYTREMGQIYEAFSFGSNKMSDKIHNLPTLAAKMLLAGFPLELLDGDASNIPEKWVHDVLMELHRMVGQKSRLLVLTVLGVQSTGKSTLLNTMFGVQFAVSSGRCTRGAYMIFLPVGNDLKEELLCDFVLLIDTEGLKSPALAQLEDSYEHDNELATFVIGLSDVTIINIAMENSTEMKDVLQIAVHAFLRMKEVGKKAECHFVHQNVGGVSAYDKNMTDRKKLLDQLNEMTMIAAEMEKQPNVKKFTDVLDYDMEKNNCYIPGLWHGTPPMAPVNTGYSVAVLDFKKKLMERLKVRKDEEPSQIPEFLQWMSSLWRAVKFENFIFSFRNTLVAHAYDNLCKEFSDWEWTFRRHILSLLQTAEVQISNAKTSSIHEVVEPFKEKLDKEIMLQTKAMNEKLKNYYKRKDRNVHLVEKYKIDFDKSIKSLENRNKDEVKKRLAVALEMRRNKEKVEEIQSKQAEMIECQVQKLLHSYNHRKDVSDEHLKTDFEGMWRKELANITGLKERDISAEIFKQFLASLGNQNFNEYLQKVNNLSQCGQKDFKIKTKHVEKGKGFDKCTAVFKLKSAQHDLEVIKVGIITSCSRMIEQFTQSKSDYQETFTKDVLDKIDEHLKKAGSKYNTKFEFDLKVHICGIASRKFTDMHRKYLADQDPAKHLEKFKSQYLSDFIDLYREKDQCRRKAQDFTQLCLKPAVTEYLDQSLGSDIVDAVLENKTTEYSSRALFQYTVLNELLEESNFNDYLEYILLYENYVKCWIYKHIIKCFSKDISLQKLKEKKLSIILSKLTKAVETSKLKANGCPLPNNAEGTAIFIQNLCKAMNDVFSISMNTVEGVLFQNTSCCDSFTKSLYECVDNMKQQIAKKISESTDITETLNYVSVKPQDELFKRVFGCGAQCPFCKTPCEAGGKEHQLHHAAVHRPQGLVGYRYNKSNKLFKEMCTSSVHRLRNFANHETNLTFHPYKDYQKYYPDWHIAPDMSIEASDYWKYVLVTFNKQFAEVYEAEPAVYPDAWNKITKEQAFISLKCMFNIK; via the exons ATGGAGTTAAGGCAGCTTAAAG GTGATTTTCTTGGATTTGTGACATCACTGGGCCTTAAAGAGTATTACCCAAACAAGCTGACTCTGAGGTCTTTGCTGGAGATCAACAGTGCCAGTGTATCCGATGAAGAGGTGCAAACACTGCAAGCAATACCATGGACTTTCTTACGCAAATTACTGACTGTTAATTCAAATTCAAGATCTTCAATAAGTgtacaaggtaaaaaaaatgaaaccgaTGATTTGTTTGATGAGCAGGGCAGTGATGATACACCAAATCTTCTTGATCTCCACACTGCCCTTTTCGCTTGTGCTGACAGTTTCCTTCAGCAAGAAATGGCACTTAAAATGTCAATGTGCCAGTTTGCTGTTCCATTGGTGTTACCTCAAGGAGTACATAATAAATGCACTTTAATGTTATGGGCCCTTAGAGGTATCCTGAAAGAATGGCGTCCCCATTCAATGTCAGATTCTAAAGGGTTTGTTGAAGACAGTGTTGTTCATGCAAAAATTCCATTGATATCATTTGTGAGGCTTAGCAACTGCAGTTTGTCCAAATCACAGGTTTTGAACCAAGTGCTCAACAATTCACAGCAgcatcatgattttttttctcatcaaaaAATGACTGGAGGATCTGCTCCCAGGATAATTGCTAAGGGAATAGTTGACATATGCTGGAGTCTGCCATGTGGAAACAATAGCATTGATGTCTTTCCTGAGCCAGTGGCTATTGCTAATTTAAGAGGAGATGTTTGCACTTTTGAAACCCAATTCAGTTTCCTTACTCAGGTGTCAACAGCTGTTTTTGTGTTCTTAGACAGTGTTGATGATAATGAACAAAGGCTGTTTGCCTCTTTacaagaaaagtcaaaaatgttCCTTCTGGTCAACTCTCAGACAAATATGAGCCAGAAAACAAAGTCATCAATTAAAGCAGCGTATAAAGCTCTACAACTGGAAAGAGATCACATCATTGTAAAAAGCCAAAACATGAATTTGGCTGCTTTTGCAAAGATGATCCGTTCTACCATTATACATTTGCCAAGTAACATGCTAAAATCATGTGATATTAATTCAATGAAGGGAATTGCACGTGAATTAGGTCTTTGCATTGATGAAAGTGAAAACAGAGCCTGTGTGTCAGCAGAACAAACAGCAGAGGAAATCATGAAATGTATTGGAGTTCGTCAAGTAGTAGAGTTTAAAAAGGCACGGTTGCCACTGCAAGGTGAAAACTGGAAAAGATTGGCTCAGATAGAAAAAGAGCAATGCAGATTACAACATTCAGGAGAACTAAACTTAGAGGAGTATAAAGCTcaaattcaaaaagaaaaagatgaaatacGGACAAAACAAACCCAGTACAAGTTGACAGATTCAATGGACATATTTATAAAAGCTTTGTCAACCCCTGATGACACTGAGCGAGCCTTTTTTCTCAGATGGCTGGGACTAAAACTGGACAGGCATTCACACAAACAGATGTCACACTTACGGCACAAGTATGCATGGTGTGAACAAAAGAAAGGCAGAGAGGGTATGGCACGATTAGTCCAGGAACTTCTTGATTGTTCGCTTGCCATAGAGCACTACACGAGAGAAATGGGACAAATTTATGAGGCTTTTTCATTTGGCTCAAATAAAATGTCTGACAAAATTCACAATCTCCCTACTCTGGCTGCAAAAATGCTTCTAGCTGGGTTTCCTCTTGAACTACTTGATGGAGATGCTTCAAATATTCCAGAGAAATGGGTGCACGATGTTCTCATGGAGCTTCACAGGATGGTTGGACAGAAGAGCCGTTTGCTGGTTCTGACTGTGTTAGGGGTTCAGAGTACTGGTAAATCAACATTGCTCAACACCATGTTTGGAGTTCAGTTTGCAGTGAGCAGTGGACGATGCACACGTGGAGCATACATGATTTTTCTTCCTGTGGGTAATGACTTGAAAGAGGAGTTACTGTGTGACTTTGTCCTTCTGATTGATACAGAGGGTTTGAAATCACCAGCACTGGCACAACTGGAAGACAGTTATGAGCATGACAATGAACTGGCCACATTTGTGATTGGTCTCAGTGATGTAACCATCATCAATATCGCTATGGAGAATTCCACAGAGATGAAAGATGTCTTGCAGATTGCAGTTCATGCATTTTTACGGATGAAGGAAGTTGGTAAAAAAGCAGAATGCCATTTTGTCCACCAAAATGTTGGTGGTGTATCAGCATATGACAAAAACATGACAGACCGGAAAAAGCTTCTGGACCAATTAAATGAGATGACAATGATCGCAGCTGAGATGGAAAAGCAGCCTAATGTGAAGAAATTCACAGATGTCTTGGATTATGACATGGAAAAGAATAACTGCTATATACCAGGTCTATGGCATGGCACACCACCAATGGCACCAGTTAATACAGGCTACAGTGTGGCTGTTCTtgattttaagaaaaaactcATGGAGAGGCTTAAAGTAAGAAAAGATGAAGAACCCTCCCAGATCCCAGAGTTCCTGCAATGGATGAGTAGTTTGTGGAGGGCAGTGAAGTTTGAGAACTTCATCTTCAGTTTCAGAAACACTCTTGTGGCTCACGCCTATGACAATCTTTGCAAAGAGTTTTCAGACTGGGAGTGGACTTTCAGGAGACATATTCTCTCTTTGCTTCAAACTGCAGAAGTTCAAATATCAAATGCTAAAACCAGTTCTATTCATGAGGTTGTTGAACCATTTAAGGAAAAGCTGGATAAAGAGATCATGCTTCAGACAAAAGCAATGAATGAGAAATTAAAAAACTACTACAAAAGGAAAGACCGTAATGTTCATTTGGTGGAAAAGTACAAAATTGATTTTGACAAAAGCATTAAATCTTTGGAGAATAGAAATAAGgatgaagtgaaaaaaagattaGCTGTTGCTCTTGAGATGagaagaaacaaagagaaagtaGAAGAGATACAGAGTAAGCAAGCTGAAATGATCGAATGTCAAGTCCAAAAATTGCTTCATAGTTACAATCATCGTAAAGATGTATCTGATGAGCATCTCAAAACAGATTTTGAAGGAATGTGGAGAAAAGAGTTAGCAAACATCACTGGTCTAAAAGAAAGGGACATTTCTGCTGAAATATTTAAGCAGTTCCTAGCAAGTTTGGGAAATCAGAACTTCAATGAGTATTTACAGAAAGTCAATAATTTGTCACAATGTGggcaaaaagattttaaaatcaAGACGAAACATGTAGAAAAGGGCAAAGGCTTTGACAAATGTACAGctgtttttaaactaaaaagTGCACAGCACGATTTGGAGGTTATTAAAGTTGGAATAATTACCAGTTGCTCTAGGATGAttgaacagtttacacaatCCAAAAGTGACTACcaagaaacatttacaaaagaTGTGCTTGATAAAATTGATGAACACCTCAAAAAAGCAGGTTCCAAATACAATACCAAATTTGAATTTGACCTGAAAGTACACATTTGTGGCATTGCCTCTCGGAAATTCACAGATATGCACAGGAAGTATCTTGCTGATCAAGATCCAGCAAAACATTTAGAGAAATTTAAGAGTCAGTATCTCTCTGATTTCATTGATTTGTACAGAGAGAAGGACCAATGCCGGAGAAAAGCGCAAGACTTCACTCAGCTCTGTCTTAAACCAGCAGTAACAGAGTACCTTGACCAGTCCCTCGGATCTGACATTGTTGATGCAGTTTTGGAGAATAAAACTACTGAGTATAGTTCACGAGCACTGTTTCAGTACACTGTCCTGAATGAGCTACTGGAAGAGTCAAACTTTAATGACTATCTAGAATACATTTTGCTTTATGAGAATTATGTCAAATGCTGGATATACAAACACATCATTAAATGCTTTTCTAAAGACATATCTCTGCAAAAGCTAAAAGAGAAGAAGCTGAGCATAATACTATCAAAGCTCACTAAAGCAGTGGAAACATCTAAACTTAAAGCCAATGGCTGTCCTTTGCCCAATAATGCTGAAGGTACAGCAATTTTTATCCAGAATCTTTGCAAAGCTATGAATGATGTCTTCTCAATATCCATGAACACCGTGGAAGGGGTCCTGTTTCAGAACACAAGCTGTTGTGATTCATTTACCAAAAGTCTCTATGAATGTGTTGATAACATGAAACAGCAAATAGCAAAAAAGATCTCAGAGTCAACTGATATCACTGAGACTTTGAATTATGTGTCAGTAAAACCCCAAGATGAGCTTTTTAAAAGGGTGTTTGGGTGTGGAGCACAGTGTCCTTTTTGCAAAACACCATGtgaggcaggaggaaaagaacaTCAGTTACACCATGCAGCTGTGCATAGACCACAAGGACTTGTAGGCTATAGATACAACAAGagtaataaactttttaaagaaatgtgtaCATCTAGTGTACATCGCCTTAGAAATTTTGCAAATCATGAAACAAATTTAACATTTCATCCCTATAAAGACTACCAGAAATACTACCCTGACTGGCATATTGCACCTGACATGTCTATAGAAGCCTCAGATTACTGGAAGTATGTGCTGGTGACATTCAATAAGCAATTTGCTGAAGTTTATGAAGCAGAGCCAGCTGTTTATCCAGATGCATGGAATAAAATCACTAAAGAGCAGGCTTTTATTAGTCTAAAGtgcatgtttaatattaaataa